Proteins from one Desmodus rotundus isolate HL8 chromosome 9, HLdesRot8A.1, whole genome shotgun sequence genomic window:
- the HIGD1B gene encoding HIG1 domain family member 1B: protein MSADKGWSVPPEGEDSVSEKLLRKTRESPLVPIGLGGCLVVAAYRIYRLKARGSTKMSIHLIHTRVAAQACAVGAIMLGAVYTMYRDYIKRTAQDEGGK, encoded by the exons ATGTCTGCTGACAAAGGCTGGTCGGTGCCACCCGAGGGTGAAGACAGCGTGTCTGAGAAGCTCCTGAGGAAGACCAGGGAGTCTCCGCTGGTGCCTATAg GCCTAGGAGGCTGCCTGGTGGTGGCGGCATACAGGATTTACCGGCTGAAGGCTCGTGGTTCCACCAAGATGTCCATACACCTGATTCACACCCGCGTGGCGGCGCAGGCCTGTGCGGTGGGTGCGATCATGCTAG GTGCCGTGTACACCATGTACAGAGACTACATCAAGAGAACAGCGCAGGATGAGGGGGGAAAGTAG